In Pseudomonadota bacterium, a single genomic region encodes these proteins:
- the purQ gene encoding phosphoribosylformylglycinamidine synthase I produces MMACPKVLLLTGYGINCEEETAYAFQACGAKSAIVHVNDLIAAPEKLADYQIFVVPGGFSYGDDTGSGNALANKMRHSLWEELMAFVAADHLVLGICNGFQVLVNLGLLPGDGDSSFGSRRVALLANSSARYECRWVHLAKGESDSVFLRGVESLFLPVAHGEGRFFCAPETLAELQAQRQVALRYVDDQQQPARGVFPVNPNGSLDDIAGLSGARGRILGLMPHPERAFRLNHLPDWPLRAALDPGLDWRGPGPGQVIFANAVSYFS; encoded by the coding sequence ATAATGGCGTGTCCGAAAGTTTTATTGCTGACCGGTTACGGGATCAATTGTGAAGAGGAGACCGCTTATGCCTTTCAGGCTTGCGGGGCTAAATCCGCGATTGTTCATGTCAACGATCTGATTGCCGCCCCGGAAAAACTTGCCGATTACCAGATTTTTGTCGTTCCCGGGGGGTTCTCCTATGGCGATGACACCGGTTCGGGAAATGCACTGGCCAATAAAATGCGGCATTCCCTCTGGGAAGAACTGATGGCCTTTGTCGCGGCGGATCATTTGGTTTTGGGTATCTGTAATGGTTTTCAGGTGCTGGTCAATCTGGGTCTGCTGCCGGGTGATGGTGACTCCAGTTTCGGGAGTCGTCGCGTTGCCTTGCTCGCCAACAGCTCGGCTCGCTATGAGTGTCGCTGGGTCCACCTGGCGAAAGGTGAGTCGGACTCGGTTTTTTTGCGCGGGGTTGAGTCTCTGTTTCTGCCGGTGGCTCATGGTGAGGGGCGTTTTTTTTGTGCCCCGGAAACCCTGGCCGAACTTCAGGCACAACGTCAGGTGGCGTTGCGTTATGTGGATGATCAACAACAGCCGGCCCGGGGAGTTTTTCCGGTCAATCCCAATGGCTCTCTGGATGATATCGCCGGGCTGAGCGGAGCCCGGGGGCGGATTTTGGGGCTGATGCCGCACCCGGAGAGAGCTTTTCGTTTAAACCACTTACCTGACTGGCCTTTACGGGCGGCGTTGGATCCGGGACTGGACTGGCGTGGACCTGGGCCCGGCCAGGTGATTTTTGCCAATGCCGTAAGTTATTTCTCTTGA